CTGCCATCATTGTACAGTCAACACTAACCAGGTCACAGGCAAATGCCACATCACACAGCACAGACAAGCACCACAACCACTGCAAACATGTTCACCAATAATACTGAATACAGATCGACAAAAcaatgaatgtaaaataataaacatttaattctgTTCCAATAAAAGTTAAGTTTActacttttttaaagtaaagaaaTCCATGCTctctgtaaaatattaaattagcAGTTTATTATCGCACAACAATGTGCTCCTATTTACCTGGAAAACATCCTAATGTTTTAAGTAATCTTTACCATTTTATTGCTTACCTTGTAATGATCTATCTTCTCAGCATAGTGTATAAACTCTGGGTTTTCCTTCTGCATCAACACCTTCACTTTACCCCAGAGAAATAATACAACATCCAAAACCAGGTCCCCATCTGGCTGCACATCCTAgagtatatatacacacacaaacacacacacacacacacgctgtatATACACACTTCAAATCCAATTCTAATTTAATCTGATTCTTAACTCTTACCAATAGaaccccaaaacaaacacatgcacaatatGAAAACTTACTGAAGCAGAGCCACAAACAGACTTGTGCAGGGTCTCTATCAGGCCACTGAACTCATCACTCATTGAGAATAAGTGCTTATGTCTGTCTGTTGGaaacaacaagcaaaaaaatcacataatttGGAAATAACAGAAATTACTGTTGTGTATAATTGTAATCAAATAAACGAAACCACCACCCTATTAGCAGCTAATCATCCCTACATTATATTCATAAATCACTGAGCGTATTTatatggacttaagtaaccaggtcaTAGTCACCTTTCACCTATAGTCAACAAGtactcaaagaaaacaaaacccacaaaatgTTCTGGACAaacttcaaaaaacaaataatcatcCAATGCACATAATGTTCTACAGGTCTAAAGTTGTGAATAAGTCTATACGAAGCACAATTTCAATTCTACCATCAATCACACTGCCGTCTTTAGGGTGGCTCTTCTGGGAAGACAGCAGAGTGTTGAAACTGCAAAGTAAAGCGAGCTCCCGCTCTGCCTTCCTGAATGACTGACCCTCCAAGCCCTGACAcagagtgagacaaagagatactCACACTCAAGATCACTTAGAAACAACGTACATTAAACtcaaaatggaaacacaaaaatataaatgacttGCTAAAATAAATTTTTCTGAATAATCAGAATTAAGGTATATTTGTGTGCTACTTACAGATAAAACCTGCAACATCTCCCTGGCAAGTTCAGTGAACGCCTCTGGCTGCTTGTACTGAAACAACAGCTTAATGAACCTCACCGTAGACATGATGGGTACTTTGTTTTCTCCTAGTAATACAAATAATCCCATTACTTAATACTCATTTTCAGactactgcacaaacacactgcaaaaaactAAAGTGCTGTATGATGATAAAATATGACTGCAATGTAGAAAAAgaggacaaacaaaaagcagGTGACCAACCAGCAATGGCTAAATCTATTAGACTGGATGTTGATGTGACTGCACTAAGAGAGATGCATGGCTGGCGATTGCACTTCTGCTCACTGGAAGTTGCGACTCCTTAAGACACAGAATATACACAAACATTACTTACTAATCTACTTACTGCAAGCAATGCaaagtgttttctgttgtgtgtttgatttaCTAACCAGATAATATACTAATGCCAGCGGATAGGAGTTCCAGAACCACCTCCTGCAGCTCTGGTTCATCTGGCATTGTTGTTTGCAATGGGTGCCTGGTGCTGTCCCAAAGTGCTTCTATGATGCCAAAGAAATGTGCTGCACTGCTGTCAAACAAGCCCATTAGCATGCGCTCTGTTGCAGTATGAGGCCACGGAACCTGCAGTACAGACAGGTATCACTTTAAGGAAATGTAACAACATCATTAACATACAAAATCAGTTGACCTTCTATTTAAACTACCTGATTATTATAAATACTGTTGGGTAAAGCTTAAATCAGTGTAGAAAAACTGTGCTGTTTAtgtaaaacattcagagaaatTCACAAATTTTCAGTGTAACATATCTTTTATACTGAGTGGGCCCTTAAGAGTAGAAACATGCTGTCACAATAGGATATTAAACAATCAATAAGATGACACAACATTAATGAGAATCTTACTATAGTATGTATTTCTCTGAGAGTGCTTTTGGGTTTGACTCTAAACAAGGGTTTGGATCTCTTTCTGGTCTCAAACACTGCTCGCTTGAACATCATGGCACtcagctgaaaaaaacaaacaaaaaaaaaaacagaaaacccaaaacaaatcaaaaacacattttatctaAAAGATTAAAGAAGAGCATATAAGCACCGTAAGAGCAAACAAAACTGAGATGTGTCTGCTAAGAGATGATCTGAATCCTAAGCcactttttctttaaagccCTGCCTTGAGTCAGGAGAACTATGGCTTCTTGTTCTTAGGAAGTATCAACTGGACTTCAAATGCTTTAGCTGATTAGATATGTGTATTGACATGGTTCAATATCTGTAAGTACTACTATGGCGACTGCATCATTTGGTTGTTTTCTTCTGGTGATTTGAATGATCTCTACTCTCTAATATGTTATCCCAGTAACAGGAGTGTATTTTGATGAGGAGTCTCCTGCCTTGATAGAAGCTTCTTTGTAAACTCTCTGAGTCTCTCTTGTGGCAGGAACTTCACTTTGTTCCTCCAGCTTCGCTAGTTCATTGATTTTTCCAAGGGCTCTCCTGGCAAACTCCTGAAAGCAGTTCAAGAGAAATTCAAAATAATGCACAAATTAATAGAAAGAACCttttatatttgaattaaaTTTTAGATCAAATTGCTACACGTCCATATTACCTAATAAGCATGTGACAAGTAATGTGCtgtcacacattttaaacttgTGAAATAAATGCTGGCAATGTTTCAAACACAAAACTGCAGACAGATCATGAATATGTAACAGAATctacactcccctccaaaagtattggaacagtgaggccaattcctttatttttgctgtagactgaaaacatttgggtttgacatcaaaagatgaatatgagacaagagatcaaaatttcagcttttatatccaggtatttacatctggatctgatacacaacttacaacataacacattttgtttgaacccactcAGACTCGCAGGCTACTTTATTAAGTAAAGGTGTACAATCTAATGGATTGGAGCATCATCACTCAGTGTAATTCTGTGtgtaacacatacacacacacacacacacacacacacacacatatatgtgtgatagatagagagagaaagagagaaagagattaaAGGAACTGTgaattgtgtgttgtgtttttataggTGTCTGGACCCCAGTAGTGTGTATTTTACCTCTGCCTGAACTGTGGCCTGGTTGTCGTAGTAACAGTGGCAGACAGCACAGTAGAGTGTCACAAGCCACGGCAAATATTTGGCAGTCATCAGAGGGATGGACAGCTCTAAACTAATACTTGCCCACAAAAGGTACTCTAGTGCCTGAAAAGAAttagaaatctgtgacagtgAATGACGCCATCATATGTACATTACAACTTATGTAAAAGTACTGCTCTGTTTAATCATAATACACTAAGACCATGAATCAACTGACCTGAAACTTACTTTTCAATACTAAAGtagttttttaatcaaaattagCATAAACTATCTAATTTAAATCTCTCCGAAAAATATAGAGTTTTGCAGATCCCCATAACACTTGCAACACTGTGTGATGTGACACAGATTGACAAACTGTGTCACATCGTGTACCATCCCTCAGCGTACTCCATTTTGTCTTCCTTGTACAAGGTAACTTTATTTACTGAGAGCAGCACAAATAACATCAAACAATACAcacatgaaaataacaaaaaagatgaaacaaataAGTACTTAATTTTCATTGAATAAACTAATAGCAACATGAATTAATGACCCTTTAAACCTGTAGGTTGTACAACGCGGCAAAGTGTATCTTTTCCCTCAGTGTATGAGaataacaaaagaaagattTTTCTATGAAGATGCTTTGGAAAATCAATAGCTTAATACTTTCATTAAACTCTCACACTGTACCTGTGCACTATAATTCATTGTCATCAGGTAACGACAGATagtgtacatgtgtaatgaacCTGTAGAAGATAtggacaaaaaagagaaaagtacaCATTACAAATTCGATTTACAGTGTTATATCGAATAAACGAAACTGATGAATGGCATTCGATTAGCTTTGTTCACCAGAGAATACAGGATAACACATGGAATCTTACACACTAtccattttgaatttgtgtgtCAACTAAACTAACTAAACTAACTTCTTCCCAAATTACAATacgcaaaaaataaatactgaacaatatgatatattttgtaatataataCCATTATATATTTGCCAGCAGAGGTGCTCATGTTGCTGAAAAGCCTGCATCATGATCCTGATGAAGTTCAGCACTCGCAGCAGTTTACAGAGTCCCTTCTTGCTGAGGAAACTGTGCCTTTTCTCGTGCTCAAATATACAGAGGGCATAGCCCTGCATTGCACGAATCTACataccatacacacacacacacacacacacacacacataaaatgtatatataacaACAGTTAAACATACcacacatagagacacacagGCACAAGCCTACCTTCATTGCAAATATATCTTGGTCTGCATCAAACCCTTCAGGAAAGAAGCAGTCCATAAATTGGTCAACATCTCTGATGTCAGTTATTTTCACTGAGTTAAACTGCAGCAGATGAAGATTGTAGCCATGCCAAAGAGCCACCTGGTACAACTTGagacaaagaggagagagaagaaacaTTTAATGGCATCCTTTAACGTCTACTATCCAGAAGACACCTTTGTTACACCGAGTGAAAAGGAGGCCGGTAATGTACGAAAACCAGACTTTGTTCAGCTCTAACAAACAATAGTACAACTTCTAAATCTTAAACCAAACATCCCCAAACATTTGGCAGGGTCTTTAATTGATTGGGTAATATCCTGGTTAGCATATTATCTGCAGCAATGAGCTGCCTAGGTTTCCTTTCACCACCCTGATTATGATGACCAGGGTTAATCTCTACAGAAATGCAGTTGTAGGAAAGGAATCAACTGGTGCTGTGGAGACTAAGCATTAGTAATTCAGACAAAGGTTAAGCTTAATTACCTTCATCTCAAAGAGGATATCCGCTGTTTGCAAAATCCGCTCTTGGTACAACTTAGATGGCAGTCTAGGTTTGTACTTTATCCATATCTCCACCAGGATCTTCATCCTtacaatggaaaaataaatgaagctgCAGTGATAATTCAACTAGACTAGGCAGAGGGTTTACAATGTGGTGAATTCATGTCTATTTATAGAGGCTCTATCATATCGAGCCAATATCGTGCTTTCTGTGTTATGTAGACTCTACATCTATAACACAGAAAGCACTCTTTGTAATAaactattaatattttaaatacttttgtttttctaaaatctgATTATTTTGATAATTGTTTTTGTAGAATCCTGACATGAGTAAAAAATGTTCATTACACTACAAATCTTCTGCTTGTTGGCTGCTTTGACTGACAAACTAGAAGTTTATTTAAAGTGAACTGAACAATATTATGTACATTATCTATTATTCATTACAtaagaatataatataatataaaggaAAAGCGTCACATTgaaatatttgtcatttgtgcACGATAAATTAAACGGTTAATTTTACCAAAACAGCTGTCAATTAACACATCATCTGTCAAAAAATAAGCTATATTAATGGACCGATACTTGAATCTGTGCTTGTTCTAAATAGctgttcgatccccggcccgcggccctggctatatgtcgaagtgtccctgcgCAAAACACTgagcccctaacagcccattcccctcccagctgtacagtgccggtccaagcccggtagaaatttgggagggttgcgtcaggaaacgcatccggcgtaaaaacggtgccaaatcaaggtgcggacaatgatccgctgtggcgacactgaactcacgggagaagccgaaaggagagtagtagttcAGTTTAAGcacaaagttacattttatgaaGTGCAAAATACCATTTTCAGACGCACCATTAAATTAGCGAGCGATAAAGTTAGTTTTAAGTGAACTCGATCTGTCCTCTGCTATAAACGTCTTTTCCTTCTGTTCAACTGACTAGAGTTTAGTTTGTCAGGGGATAAACTAGCGTTAACGCTACATGACGCTAGCTAGAGACAACTTTAATTAGCTAACCTCAGCTTGGCTAAGCTAATATCGGTGACACCTCACCCTTTAGCATAAGAGCCGTTGTCTTGAATGGTCGAAGACGCAGCCCGTCTCATCACTGTTATAACCGAGTTAATGTCTCGTTCAAAAGCTAAAACAACCGGGTTTCTTTTATCAATGTCACCGTAATATGACGCTGGTAAGTCCATCTCTGTAATTTAAACTTAATAACGTTATTTCTAGTAGCTAGCGCATAGTTAACTTTTCCCGCAACAAACTGCTCCGAGGGCCAAGGCATGTCACCATGGTAACTGTAAAGCGACAGGAAGTGAAGGGCCTTAATGCGTTTCCTTCGAAATAGACTCTGCATTTAATAAGCCGCAGTCtggaaaaatgttcacattaatTTATTAACGCATAATAGTTTCTAAATCCAATTGCTTAAAACATGCTTTGAAAACCAACTTTTGCACGTGTGGTTAAGCAGCAGTCCCACCACAAGGTTCCCAGCACGTAAACACTTACATACCACACTTTATTAATTGcttaaacaaatacaacaaacaaaattaaaaaccaagCCATAATTATGTTAAATCAGAGgtaatgacagctggaataggtgTCAACACCTATGCAATccttctttacatttacattttacatgtctttctttctttcatttttgaaaggagaaaacacattttcctcgCTGCTAAAAATATATTGGtcttaaaatgcacatttgcCCAATTCTATATTGTCAGGGCATGAAGGGATTGGGCCATTAtagaaacagacaggaaaaaaggcCCCTGATCTTTTGGGCCCTTTAGCCTGTGCCTGACAGGTCAGTTTGGTAATCCTTCCATTAGTTAGTTCCATTTTCTGCTAAGGTAGATTGGGATAGGCTACAGCTGACTAGTTAGATCACTGGTTTATTACCTGTTTTATACTGTTCTCCTGAACACTATGATATTTTATCATTGACCATAAccctttaaaagaaataattcaaaGGATGGAAGAAATCCGTTTGGCAAAATTTATtggggttgttgtttttaatttgagctCATTGCAAAATAATACATGCTTGGAGTATCACTTAATACTGTCCTATACAAACTCATCAGTTCCCATTCAACCACACTTCCACTAGGCTCAAAAATCTAAAGCttctggcactcaaagcacagCAGGCTAATGCTCTGGCAACTGttcctcaaacaaacacacacacacaacagacgGAGGCATTTCCTGGGTAATGGTTATTGGGGCATCAGCAATACTCTGAGCCAGTGTCACCTCATGCCCGagagaagggaaagagagagacacacagagtcAGAGAGCGGGAGAGAGACAACCAGGCACAATCAGACAGATGAAACAATGAGGGCAATGAAGGGATAAACAGTTGACGTAATTGTTCCAGAAAGATCAGCCTGTTGGCAGAGTCACTGTACAAGTCTGCATGGGGGGTTATGGAGGGAAGGGCATGCCGAGGACGTGGGCAGAGGCAGAGCCTGAATGGGTTGAGAAAGAAGGTCCTATAAATGCGGTGCAGGAGACCATAGCAGCACCCATCTTAAACCAAGACTTTAGTCTCCTTCAAACCCATCATTTTTCATCTCTCCAGGAACTTCATCATGGATATTCCCATCCAGTATCCCTGGTACCGTCGAGCCTTCCCTCATCGACTTACTGACCTCTCTTTGGCAGAATCTCTCACTGATTGGCCAATGATGTGGCCCTTCACCTGGTCCTTTCCCTGGATACGCCCTTTGTCCACACGTTGGTTTAACTGGCCCGACAATGGATACAATGAGGTAAGGTAAAACTTACTTTGCATACTCAatcaaactttcaaatgtgaaacaacTACTATGTGAAAATATATCACTAACATCTTTTAAATACCAATTAGACAGTGACACTAATATTTGGTGTAGTGTGTGTGGAATTGTGTGACAAAGAATTGGGCGTATTAAAATGAACAGAGTTTTATTTAGTGAGATTTTTACAACTAAATCAAAAATGACATTGTTTACTGATGTAAGTCTCTACATTTTTTGGAGAATGTATCTCGCAATAAGGTGACAAACACAAGCTATTGTATGTTCTATGCCAAGTTCTCAGTACTGCTCCTAATAGCTGTACTATCTTTACAGATGCGCATGGAAAAGGATCGCTTTGTTATTTATGTGGACGTAAAGCATTTCTCCCCTGACGAGTTGTCTGTCAATGTCAGTGACGAGTTCATCACAATACACGCCAAACATGAAGACAGACAGGTTAGAGGGACTAAAGAGATCTCCAGAAATTTGTCCAACAAAGTTGATTTGGTGATACTTCACTGATTTGCTAACTAATTCTGTTTGCAGGATGATCATGGCTTTGTGTCAAGAGAGTTTCTAAGGAAGTACAGGCTTCCTGCCGGCATCTCAGCTGCTGATGTCACCTCCACTCTGTCGTATGATGGTGTGCTGACAATCACTGCACCACGGTCATCTCCTGGCCTAGAGCGCAGTATTCCTATTTCCTGTGAAGATGgaacaccaaaacaaaaaatgtagagCAGAAGCTAGTGATCCTGAAATTGTTGTCTCTATTAACTCCAAGTGCTgcctgtttttacatttaaactgttCCAGATTTATTGGCAGGTCAGTACAATAtagataaaatagaaataaagcaTTAATGTCTGTATGTTTAACAAACCCCCAGCTGTTATCCTGATGtctcagcaagacaatgatcatttaaaaccaaaagcTAATATGTTTAGCCTAACTAATAAAGTCTACTTAACTGTGTATTTAACAATTTAATAGACACATTATGTTGAGTTTCAGGATCGTACATTTCTGACAAATAATTTGTCTATTAAAATCCAGAATGACCAcacctttttgccaaaaatATTCCCACCCCCGTGCTTGCGTGTGCCACATTAAGCAAactgtaattttcatttcagtgtATGTACTAACTGCACTTTGACAAAGTTGGAAGATTTCGTTTAACGAACCCAAACCACCTTGCAGgatctacagtatttattttgcagGGACGGGCTAAAAAGTGCATTTAAGTCACAGTAGAGGAAGTGTAACTTTTCTTCCCAATACTGTAACAATTGCAGTTGTGTCTGCTATACACAGCACTGTCTTATTGGGGATCTGTATGATATCACCTGTGTTTGGTTTATCATGGAGAATAGTATTTATTTCTGCATGTTCAAGGAGGAGGGAGTTCTCTGGAGGCATATACactcattttcagtttgttcagCAAAAAAGCCACCAAGGGACTCGGGACCAGATGTATATTCTTTCATgaggaagaaagagggagaatgAGAAGGAAGGAAAGTACTGAATGACAGAGGAATGAATATTTGGAGATTAACTGCTATTATAATTGGGCTCCTTTTCTATTGGGGAGCATGGCCTCTGAGCTGCTATAggtagtgtgtgtatgtatctatGTAAGAATGAGTACATATACGCGAGAATTACAGCCCCATATCATCAATTTATACTGGCAAGAACCCTCTGGCttattaacacaaaaacattgcatATAATAAAGGTTGAAATTCAAAATAATAGGTTTGCTGTGTGTTCTTTCCGGTCTTTGTGTCCAAAAAACTTCACACAATGACATTGATCTGGTGTGAACCACATGCATAgaaaattgtatttcttttcatcACGTACAtacataaattataataataatttagtcAAAACTGCTGCAACTTGGGGGCTGGTGCAAGagtttattaaaagggaaataGGTTGTTTTCTGTAGGCATAATAGAAAACAGGGTACCACAGTAGCTGTTACACCAACATTGTAGTTTTGTACCTGTATTCTTCATTGCTTTTATTGCAGGCTAATTCCTTTTTGATTACTATAGAGGAACACGTTTCTTTTGTGATGCAATCAGCAAAAAAAGGTGCTGTATAGTTGCAATTATAATAGCTAATTGCATGTAGCAGTAAAAAGATGTGTACAATTCAAATGTATCTCTCTGCAAAGCAtattatttcatacattttatcaCCATCAACATATAATAACTGAGCATTACAGAGATTGTAGGATGGACTATTCTCTCATTAAGGCACAAGGAACAAGTCAAATACAAAGCATTTGTCATAGCACTTTGAAGAGCCTGTTATCAGATCTGTAAATACATGAATAATGTTATGTTATAATGATATCTGGTATTATAGTTCACATGAATGTTGTCCTCTTTATTTGTCAAGGCAACATCAGTAGCAGTAAAAGTCCCACATCTGGAAACAAGAAAAGGAGAAGGTAGAATTATGAGATGGTGTCACATAAAACATTCGTGGGTTTAAATGGGTGTGtgttcacatacagtagtttGGACTTCAGTGTTGGCTGACATGAGAGGATGTGTCTCCTCCACTACACTGCTAGGGAAGTGGCCAATTCGAGCCTCCTGTTGTCCGTAATAGGAGTCTTGTACCTTCAAACAGGCGATACAGACAAAGGCTACTGACAGCGGAACTTGTTAACTCAATGTTGCTGTATGTCTTTTGGATAAAACCCAaacaataactttatttatctCATTGACATGTTGATATGTTTTACTCACACTGCCAGCCCAGAAAAGGTTCCCTCTGTCTTTTAGCATTGCGTAAACATAGACAAGTTGCCCCTGTCTGATAGGGATAAATCTGCAGTCTCCAGGGTAGTAGTCCTGCAGTGCACGAGCTATTAGGATAGGGTCTGTGCAGTGAAATATAGAAGTATACATGTGTGAGTTGGTCAAAGAATGGAGGAATCATATGGAAGACTTACTGATTATGTTTTATAAAGATAAAAAgcatgtgttttgtcatttgacTTCAACCTACAGTTTGAATAACATATTACAACATAGTTTAGCACATTGGTCGCCATCAGTGCTAAGAAAAAGTCAGGGAGTGTGCTACTTACAGCTGCATTCAGAATCAGCGCAGAGTTTCTTGTCTGAGAGTTTAGGCATTTGCTTTCCAGCTTCAGAGGTTGGCAGCAACAGCCACACTGAGAGAACGAGCCAGAGTTTGAAAGTCATTTCTGTATGCGAACGCACCTACTGATCCAGTGGTCTTTCTTTATGCTTAGTCAGTGTCTTGTGGGCTTTGGGTTcccttttgtttgctttctctGAGAAGGAAGTGTGCTGACGGTAGTACCCCTTTCTACTCTCCCTACCCCCCTACCTAATACACGAGCACACACAGAGCTCTATTCAAACCATTGAGCAGGTAAACAGGAGGGGGGGTGAGGAGGAGGACCAGACTGGACAGACCCTTGTTTGTGTCTTGAACTTCCCCCTCTCTATTTCTCACACTGAATCTCCTCCACTTAAATAGTAGTGTTAGACGTTCTGCAGagttaataaa
The Channa argus isolate prfri chromosome 24, Channa argus male v1.0, whole genome shotgun sequence genome window above contains:
- the LOC137108906 gene encoding alpha-crystallin B chain-like, yielding MDIPIQYPWYRRAFPHRLTDLSLAESLTDWPMMWPFTWSFPWIRPLSTRWFNWPDNGYNEMRMEKDRFVIYVDVKHFSPDELSVNVSDEFITIHAKHEDRQDDHGFVSREFLRKYRLPAGISAADVTSTLSYDGVLTITAPRSSPGLERSIPISCEDGTPKQKM
- the mia gene encoding melanoma-derived growth regulatory protein, translated to MTFKLWLVLSVWLLLPTSEAGKQMPKLSDKKLCADSECSYPILIARALQDYYPGDCRFIPIRQGQLVYVYAMLKDRGNLFWAGSVQDSYYGQQEARIGHFPSSVVEETHPLMSANTEVQTTMWDFYCY